One window from the genome of Spirosoma rhododendri encodes:
- a CDS encoding FAD-dependent monooxygenase, whose protein sequence is MESANGKSVLISGSSIAGLSAAYWMNRLGYSVTVIERANEVRTVGGAVDIRDEAVDVAKRMGIFEPLTANRLTVDRVEFKNADDSTAGTMELTAEGESTPGDASPGDVLPGEDIEIERDIFAAILLEQLQGRVTFIFNDSITALAEADDAVLVTFKQGKQQTFNLVLGCDGIHSAVRNCWFGPEAAYSHFLDAYFSISIVKKSLVRPRTMQMYNVPGKAIMLNAYKNKTDIIFCFSSEKEIPYDYRNVEQQRAIILNQFAGGDWRTEALLDEIKQSTNFYFDKFCQIKMPTWTKGRVALIGDAGYCASPAAGMGASLSMIGAATLADALEKHDGDVEAAFQDYNQNLRPFIEQVQARAATNVKENFIPETAEAIHKRNTQTIAF, encoded by the coding sequence ATGGAATCAGCAAACGGAAAAAGTGTCCTTATTTCGGGGTCGAGCATCGCCGGTCTGTCGGCGGCTTACTGGATGAACCGGCTGGGCTACAGCGTGACGGTTATTGAACGGGCCAACGAGGTGCGGACGGTTGGCGGGGCTGTCGACATCCGCGACGAGGCCGTCGATGTGGCGAAGCGGATGGGTATTTTCGAGCCGCTAACCGCCAATCGACTGACGGTCGACCGGGTCGAGTTTAAAAACGCTGACGACTCCACGGCCGGCACGATGGAACTCACAGCCGAAGGCGAGTCCACGCCGGGCGATGCGTCACCCGGCGATGTGTTACCCGGTGAGGACATCGAAATCGAGCGGGACATATTCGCGGCTATCCTGCTTGAACAGCTACAGGGCCGGGTAACCTTCATCTTCAACGACAGCATCACCGCCCTGGCCGAAGCCGACGACGCGGTACTTGTCACGTTCAAACAGGGCAAGCAGCAGACCTTCAATTTGGTGCTGGGCTGCGACGGTATTCACTCGGCCGTCAGAAACTGCTGGTTCGGCCCCGAAGCGGCCTATTCCCATTTTCTCGATGCTTATTTCTCGATTTCGATTGTCAAAAAATCGCTGGTAAGACCCCGAACGATGCAGATGTATAATGTGCCCGGTAAGGCTATTATGCTGAATGCGTACAAGAATAAAACCGACATTATTTTCTGCTTTTCTTCGGAGAAAGAAATCCCGTACGACTACCGAAATGTGGAGCAACAGCGAGCCATTATTCTGAATCAGTTTGCCGGAGGAGATTGGCGAACCGAAGCGCTGCTGGACGAGATAAAACAGTCGACAAATTTTTACTTCGACAAATTCTGCCAGATAAAAATGCCGACCTGGACAAAAGGCCGGGTGGCGTTGATTGGCGATGCTGGCTACTGTGCTTCGCCCGCTGCGGGCATGGGAGCTTCCCTATCGATGATTGGTGCCGCTACCCTGGCCGATGCGCTGGAAAAACACGACGGTGATGTTGAAGCCGCCTTCCAGGACTATAACCAGAACCTGCGCCCATTTATCGAGCAGGTACAGGCGCGGGCCGCGACAAATGTGAAGGAAAACTTCATCCCCGAAACCGCCGAAGCAATTCACAAACGGAACACACAGACAATCGCATTTTGA
- the msrB gene encoding peptide-methionine (R)-S-oxide reductase MsrB gives MNATEQEPTADHSANPYYSRTDHHHLDVSNQEWKQILPRDLYAVAREQGTERAFTGKYWNTHELGTYYCAVCGNKLFRSDAKFASSCGWPSFFQADRPDSVVYHHDNSYGMRRVEVVCGRCDSHLGHIFNDGPAPTGQRYCMNSVSLDFEPDSSAE, from the coding sequence ATGAACGCAACGGAACAAGAACCGACGGCCGACCATAGCGCCAACCCATACTATTCCCGCACCGACCACCACCACCTCGACGTATCGAATCAGGAGTGGAAGCAGATACTACCCCGCGACCTGTACGCGGTTGCGCGGGAGCAGGGCACGGAGCGGGCCTTTACCGGTAAATACTGGAACACCCATGAACTTGGCACCTACTACTGCGCCGTGTGCGGCAACAAGCTGTTCCGCTCCGACGCCAAATTCGCCAGCAGCTGCGGGTGGCCCAGCTTTTTTCAGGCCGACCGCCCCGACAGCGTCGTTTATCACCACGACAATTCGTACGGGATGCGCCGGGTTGAAGTGGTGTGTGGTCGTTGCGACTCGCACCTGGGCCACATCTTCAATGACGGACCCGCGCCAACCGGCCAACGCTACTGTATGAACTCCGTTTCGCTTGACTTCGAGCCGGATAGTTCGGCGGAGTAA
- a CDS encoding AraC family transcriptional regulator: protein MQHLEIESPEALRSLIKCFWYTSIEFADGQSNFEVVPDGYAELIFHFGSPCSIGSDTGLKPLPSPFLVGLLNQPIHFYSQNRLEIIGVRCFPWTVFDLLGLPSGKDGVRTVEHPVARLQATLAELVRVGNIDEALAQVAAYFLAMQSPTSDDKTLNKAGAAMRQANGTLPVSQVAAAAHATVRTLERKFRQAAGHTVKDVSALIRFEQVRDSLWHDPDTKLAGLAHELGYTDQAHLSREFKRYTGTTPGAFARKTKRAREALGSDFVVFVQS, encoded by the coding sequence ATGCAGCACCTGGAAATTGAATCGCCTGAAGCCTTACGAAGCCTCATCAAATGCTTTTGGTACACCAGCATTGAGTTTGCAGATGGGCAATCGAATTTTGAGGTCGTGCCAGATGGGTACGCCGAACTGATTTTTCACTTCGGGAGTCCTTGCAGTATCGGGTCTGATACAGGGTTAAAACCCCTGCCGTCGCCGTTTCTGGTAGGGCTGCTCAACCAGCCGATTCATTTTTATTCGCAGAATCGGCTGGAAATTATAGGCGTTCGCTGCTTCCCCTGGACTGTGTTCGATCTGCTCGGCCTGCCGTCGGGAAAAGATGGAGTTCGCACGGTCGAGCACCCCGTGGCCCGGCTTCAGGCTACCCTCGCCGAGCTTGTCCGGGTGGGGAATATCGACGAAGCACTGGCGCAGGTGGCCGCGTATTTTCTGGCCATGCAGTCGCCGACGAGCGACGACAAAACGCTGAACAAGGCAGGGGCTGCGATGCGGCAGGCCAACGGTACGCTGCCGGTGAGTCAGGTAGCAGCAGCCGCGCACGCCACCGTCCGTACGCTGGAACGGAAGTTCAGGCAGGCGGCCGGCCACACCGTGAAAGACGTGTCGGCGCTGATCCGCTTCGAGCAGGTACGCGACAGTCTGTGGCACGACCCCGACACCAAACTTGCCGGGCTGGCCCATGAACTGGGCTATACCGATCAGGCGCACCTAAGCCGGGAATTTAAACGCTACACCGGCACAACGCCCGGCGCGTTTGCCCGTAAAACCAAGCGGGCAAGGGAGGCATTGGGCAGCGATTTTGTCGTGTTTGTACAATCCTGA
- a CDS encoding FAD-dependent oxidoreductase, whose amino-acid sequence MLLNQKKVAILGAGPVGLTTAKLLQQAGVDVTVYERDKDANARIWGGTLDLHESSGQEAMKRAGLLDQYFAEAVPMGRIIADEQANVLFVKEEAVDNPEINRNELRTLLLNSLTEGTVVWDGKCTQLDAHDGKWLLHFDNGIQTTADLVIGANGGMSTVRKYITDAAVEYTGTIFIQGEVAEPQLACPEFYELCTGNILMASYKGNLFGANPRNNGILTYNVILSESEQWVHEHLNFEDAASVARILSDRFADWNAVYHQLFQATDLFRALPIKKLPLTKPWAQDRPLPITVIGDAAHLMQPFAGQGVNTGLVDALTLSDNLTNGNFTTIQAAISDYEQKMLIYATAAQLESSQNELALRHPDFSFKNLFHRAVQE is encoded by the coding sequence ATGCTACTGAATCAAAAGAAAGTCGCTATTCTCGGGGCGGGTCCCGTCGGGCTGACAACCGCAAAATTGCTACAACAGGCGGGCGTCGACGTGACGGTGTACGAACGCGACAAAGACGCCAACGCCCGAATCTGGGGCGGCACTCTCGACCTGCACGAATCGTCGGGGCAGGAAGCCATGAAACGGGCCGGGCTGCTGGACCAGTATTTCGCCGAAGCGGTACCGATGGGCCGGATTATTGCCGACGAACAGGCCAACGTGCTGTTTGTCAAAGAAGAAGCCGTCGACAATCCCGAAATTAACCGAAACGAACTGCGGACGTTGCTACTGAACAGTCTAACGGAGGGCACCGTGGTGTGGGACGGTAAATGCACCCAGCTCGACGCCCACGACGGCAAATGGTTGCTGCATTTCGACAACGGCATACAGACCACCGCCGACCTGGTTATTGGGGCCAACGGAGGTATGTCGACGGTGCGGAAATACATCACCGATGCGGCCGTCGAGTACACCGGCACGATTTTCATACAGGGCGAAGTCGCCGAGCCGCAACTTGCCTGCCCGGAGTTTTACGAGCTATGTACTGGAAACATTCTGATGGCGTCGTACAAGGGAAATCTGTTTGGGGCGAATCCGAGGAACAACGGCATCCTGACCTACAATGTCATTCTCAGCGAGTCGGAACAGTGGGTACACGAACACCTCAATTTTGAGGATGCCGCCAGTGTGGCCCGGATTCTTTCCGACCGGTTTGCCGACTGGAATGCGGTGTACCACCAGTTGTTTCAGGCCACCGATTTGTTCCGGGCGTTGCCGATTAAGAAACTGCCGCTAACGAAACCCTGGGCGCAGGACCGTCCGCTGCCCATCACGGTCATTGGCGACGCGGCCCACCTGATGCAGCCCTTCGCCGGTCAGGGTGTCAACACCGGACTGGTCGATGCCCTGACGTTGTCCGATAATCTCACCAATGGGAACTTCACGACTATACAGGCGGCTATCAGCGATTACGAACAGAAAATGCTGATTTACGCAACCGCAGCCCAGCTTGAATCAAGCCAGAACGAGTTGGCCCTGCGCCACCCCGATTTCTCGTTCAAAAACCTGTTTCACCGCGCTGTTCAGGAGTAA